The following are encoded together in the Vigna unguiculata cultivar IT97K-499-35 chromosome 2, ASM411807v1, whole genome shotgun sequence genome:
- the LOC114173155 gene encoding piriformospora indica-insensitive protein 2, whose protein sequence is MRNFKPFSHAIIALFIISLSAWCHGQVELDIAPMEKAEKDALFSTIQGFVGHWWNGSDLYPDPCGWTPIQGVSCDLFDGFWYITALNIGPTQENSLSCAKNVEFKPHLFELKHLKSLSLFKCFRSQRRHQVTIPNANWENLAGSLKSLEFRSNTGLIGKIPSSFGVLKKLQSLVLLENGLTGEIPAEIGNLNKLKRLVLAENYLSGHIPDIFSTLSDLLILDLSRNSLSGSLPLTLGCLTSLLKLDVSKNHLEGNLLKEFGYLKNLSLLDLGDNRFSGGLALSIQEMYSLEEMVLSNNAIGGDIRTLNWENLHNLVSLDLSNMGLNGEIPESMLELKRLRFLGLSDNNLTGNLSPKLSTLPSLNALYVSGNNLAGELKFSMDFYGKMGTRFGAWNNPNLCCPLGALATNHVPFGVKPCQQQIKLVESNTNDGDVNNTFHSIASLCYAPKTFPLIIILFLNSYIGL, encoded by the exons ATGAGGAACTTCAAGCCTTTTTCTCATGCCATCATTGCTCTCTTCATCATCTCTCTCAGTGCTTGGTGTCATGGACAAGTAGAACTTGACATTGCTCCTATGGAGAAGGCTGAGAAAGATGCTCTATTCTCCACCATTCAAGGTTTTGTTGGTCACTGGTGGAATGGCTCAGATCTCTATCCAGATCCTTGTGGTTGGACTCCTATTCAG GGGGTTTCTTGTGATCTGTTTGATGGATTTTGGTATATTACTGCCTTGAACATTGGACCAACCCAAGAGAATTCTCTAAGTTGTGCCAAAAATGTGGAATTCAAACCACATTTGTTTGAGCTGAAGCATCTCAAATCTCTATCCCTATTCAAATGCTTTAGATCACAACGCAGGCATCAGGTTACAATCCCCAATGCAAACTGGGAAAATCTGGCCGGCAGCTTAAAATCACTTGAGTTTAGATCAAACACAGGTCTCATTGGAAAAATCCCTTCAAGTTTTGGTGTCCTCAAGAAGCTTCAGTCCCTAGTACTGTTAGAAAATGGTTTAACAGGTGAAATTCCAGCAGAGATTGGCAACCTGAACAAGTTGAAAAGGCTTGTCCTTGCAGAAAACTATCTGAGTGGACACATTCCAGATATTTTCAGTACACTGAGTGACTTGTTGATACTTGATTTAAGCAGAAACTCACTATCCGGGTCTTTACCTTTAACACTTGGATGCTTAACCTCCCTTTTGAAGCTTGATGTGAGCAAGAACCATTTGGAGGGGAATCTGTTGAAGGAATTTGGTTATCTGAAGAATCTGAGCCTTTTGGACCTTGGGGATAACAGATTCTCTGGTGGGTTGGCATTGAGCATTCAAGAGATGTATTCTTTAGAGGAAATGGTTTTGTCCAACAATGCAATAGGTGGAGATATCAGGACCCTGAACTGGGAAAACCTTCATAACTTGGTGAGTTTGGATCTCTCTAACATGGGCTTGAATGGGGAAATTCCTGAGTCTATGTTAGAATTGAAGAGGTTGAGATTTCTAGGCCTCAGTGACAACAACCTCACAGGCAACCTTTCACCAAAACTATCAACTCTCCCTTCTCTCAACGCACTCTATGTTAGTGGTAACAATCTTGCAGGAGAGCTCAAATTCTCTATGGACTTTTATGGAAAAATGGGAACACGTTTTGGGGCCTGGAACAACCCCAACCTCTGTTGCCCTCTTGGAGCATTGGCAACAAATCATGTTCCATTTGGGGTAAAACCATGCCAGCAGCAGATCAAATTGGTAGAATCTAACACAAATGATGGTGATGTTAACAACACTTTCCATTCCATAGCCTCTTTGTGCTATGCCCCTAAGACTTTCCCATTGATCATCATTCTCTTCCTAAATTCTTATATAGGTCTTTAA